In Thermodesulfobacteriota bacterium, the genomic window AGGACGAGTCCGTGGTTTCAGGTTTCCGCCCAAGGGCTGTCCCGTTGGGCGGGAGACGGGGACAACGGCCAGCCGAGGCTGGACCACGGCTTCCTGGACCTGAGCCCTGTCACAACCAAGTCCGATCTGTGGGGCATTCGGGTGGGTCGGGTCCCCACTCCCTTCGGTCTCTACAACGAGACGAGGGATGTTCCCATCACTCGCCCCAGCATCCTGCTACCACAGTCGATCTATTTCGACAGGGTCAGGGACGTCCTGCTATCGGCCGACAGTGCCCACGTCTACGGCGAACGCCGGACTGATTTCGGTGACTTCTTCGTCCAGGCAGGGGCAGGTTGGCTGCGCTTGCGTGGCGACGAGAACGAGATCGCGCTCCTTGGGATGGCAGCCCCAGGGCACCTGGAAAGCGACATCTCCTATTTGGGCAGGCTCATGTACGAGAAGGAAGGAGGTCGGCTGCGTCTGGCCTTTTCACTGGCTGAAGCAAACGTCGACTATGAACGGGGCGCACAGGATTTAATTCCTGACGGATCCATCCGATTTCGCCCATATATCCTATCGGCCCAGTACAACGCCGAGCGATTGAGCCTGACCGGCGAATACGCGCTTCGCCAGTTCCAAAGCAGTGGTTTCGGCCAAAGCACCACCCGGGTCACCGGCGAAAGCTACTACCTCCAGGCGGCGTACCGCTTCGCACAGGGCTGGGAGGCGATGGCGCGGTATGACGTGTTGTACAGCGACCGGTCGGACCGGGATGGGAAGGACTTCGAAGCCCAGACCCGGGGGACGGTGCCGGCCCACACCCGCTTTGCGAAGGACCTTACGGTGGGGCTGCGCTGGGACATCACGCCCCACTGGATGGCCCGGGTCGAGTACCACCTGGTGGACGGCACCGCGTGGCTGCCGCGGCTCGACAACCGGGACACGGCGGACCTGGAGCGCTACTGGAATCTCTTCTCGGCCCTCGTGTCGTTCCACTTCTGAGAGAAAGGCCCCGGCCCCCTTTGCGCCTCCCGAGTCGCCGCCCCTTCCTGAGCCTCAAGTGGAAGGCCATCGTCCTCACCAGTCTCATCCTGGGGGGGCTCGCCTCGTGGTTCACGGTCAGGGGGTACCGGGACCAGTTGGCCCAGTTCGAGCGCGAGCGGCGCCTGGCCCACGCCCGGTACCAGACGGAGGTGGCGGGGCTGCTCGCCGAATCGCTCCAGCGGCTGCGGCAGGTGGGCGCCCTGGTTCCTACCCTGGCGGGGATGGGGCTCTCGCTGCGCTCCGAGGATCCGGCGCTGGTGCGCACGGCCTTCGACGAGCACTGGCCCCTCTTGCAGATCAACATGGGGTTGGAGGTCGCCCGCATCTACGACTCGGGGGCGCGGCTCCTGGGGGCATGGGGAAGGTCGGGCCTGCCGGACTCCCTTCCCGCACCGGTGCCGGCCTGGGTGCTCGACGCCAACTCCCGAGAGCAGCCCCGGTCCGGGGTGGAGTGCCGGGACGACTGCATGCAGTACGCCGCGGTGCCCTTGCTCGACCAGGGGCGCAATCGCGGGGTCGTGGTGCTGGGTGCGTCCCTGGCCGACATGGTCTTGAGCTTTCGCAAGGTCTCCGATGCCGACGTGGGAGTCTTGGCGGGGGCTTCGTGGGGCGGGGTTGGGGACCGAAGGGGCCGCATCCTGGAACCCTGGCGGGTCCGGGTGGCGGCTCTCAGCGGGGAGCCCAAGACTTGGGAGGTCTTGCGCCGCGCGAGCGAGCGCCACCCCTCCCTCGAGGCGCTGGCCGCGGGGGTGCGCGTCGAGCACGAATCCCAGACCTACGAGGTCCTGCTCCTCCCCCTGGAGGGCTTCCCCACCGGGGAGAAGGCCCACCTGGCCGTCATCACCAACGTCTCCCGTCCCTTGGCGGAGATTCTCGCCGCGGCCCGCACCCAGTTCCACGTGGGCCTGGCGGTGCTGGTGCTGGGAGAGGGGCTGCTGCTCGCGCTGCTGGGCCCTCCCATGGCCCGGCTGCGGCGCACCGCCGAGAACCTTCCCCTGCTCGCGGAGCGCCGCTTCTCCCAACTGAGGGAGATCCTGGGGAGCGGCCGCCGCCCCGCCCGGGTGCGCGACGAGATCGAGGTGCTCGACGACACCACCGTGACCCTGGCGGGCCGCCTGGAAACCCTCGAAGAGGAGCTCCGCACCCACGGAGTGGCCCTGCAAAGCCAGATGCAGGCGCTCTCCGCGGAGCGGGACTTCGTCACGAGCCTCCTGGAAACGGCCCAGGTGCTGGTTCTCACCCAAACCCGCGAGGGCCGCATCACCATGGTCAATCCCTTCGGCCGGGCGCTGCTCGGGGACCCGGCCCGGGGCGAGAGCGTTTCCTTCGACGCCGTCGCGGACCTAACCGACGACCTTCCGGACCTCAAGGGCCGGATCGCGGCGGTGGCAGACGGCAGGCCCCCCAAGTTCCAGCACGAAACCGAGCTCCGATGCCGCGACGGCTCGGTCCGGCACATCACCTGGATCCACTCGCGGCTGCTGCGGCACGGCGGGCAAGAGCCCCAGATTCTCTCGGTGGGGGTCGACGTGACGGCCCGAAAGAGCGCCGAGACGCGCTTGGCGTGGCTCGCCGACCACGACCCCCTCACGGGCCTGTGCAACCGGAAACGATTCGCCGAGGAGGTGGCTCGGGCCCTGGCCGTCTCCCAACGCTACCGCCGCACCGGCGCCGTGCTGGTGGTAGACCTGGACCAGTTCAAGTACGTCAACGACACCGCCGGGCACCAGGCGGGCGATCTGCTCCTCAACGTGGTGGGGCATGCCCTGGCGCGGGTGGTGCGCAGCGTCGACACCCTGGCGCGGCTGAGCAGCGACGAGTTTGCCATCCTCGTCCCCGAGACCAGCGAAGCAGGGGCGGTCGAGCTCGCGAAGAAGATCTCGGCCGAGATCGAGGGCATCGCCTTTCCCGTCGACGGGGGCCGGCACCGCATCGGGGCAAGTATCGGGATCACCCTCTTTCCCCAGGAAGGCGCAGAGGCCGCCGAGGTCCTGGCGGCCGCCGACCTGGCCATGAACCAGGCCAAGGAGGCCGGGCGCGGCCGCTGGCACCTATACTCGTCCAAGACCCAGGCCCGCCGCCTGATGCACGACAACGTGTACTGGAAGAACCGCGTCGAGCAGGCCCTGGCCCAGGACCGGCTGGTGATGTACTACCAGCCCATCCTGCACGTGGAGAGCGGAGAGGTCACGCACTACGAGGCGCTCCTGCGAATGCTGGAAGCCGACGGCACGCCCATCCCCCCCGGGAAGTTCATCCCGGCGTGTGAGCGCACGGGGCTCATCCACGCGGTGGACAACGCGGTGATCGAGAAGGTGGTGGCCCAGTTGGGCCGCCTCACGCCTTCGCTCCCCGAAACCCGCATGCACATCAACGTGTCGGCCTACGCCTTCGGGAACCCGGAGTTCGTCCACAACCTGCGCCAGACCCTGGAAGACCATGCAGTCGCCCCCGACCGGGTCGTGCTGGAGGTGACGGAGACCGCCACGGTGGCGGACTTCGCCGCCGCCAGGGCGCTGAT contains:
- a CDS encoding EAL domain-containing protein, translated to MRLPSRRPFLSLKWKAIVLTSLILGGLASWFTVRGYRDQLAQFERERRLAHARYQTEVAGLLAESLQRLRQVGALVPTLAGMGLSLRSEDPALVRTAFDEHWPLLQINMGLEVARIYDSGARLLGAWGRSGLPDSLPAPVPAWVLDANSREQPRSGVECRDDCMQYAAVPLLDQGRNRGVVVLGASLADMVLSFRKVSDADVGVLAGASWGGVGDRRGRILEPWRVRVAALSGEPKTWEVLRRASERHPSLEALAAGVRVEHESQTYEVLLLPLEGFPTGEKAHLAVITNVSRPLAEILAAARTQFHVGLAVLVLGEGLLLALLGPPMARLRRTAENLPLLAERRFSQLREILGSGRRPARVRDEIEVLDDTTVTLAGRLETLEEELRTHGVALQSQMQALSAERDFVTSLLETAQVLVLTQTREGRITMVNPFGRALLGDPARGESVSFDAVADLTDDLPDLKGRIAAVADGRPPKFQHETELRCRDGSVRHITWIHSRLLRHGGQEPQILSVGVDVTARKSAETRLAWLADHDPLTGLCNRKRFAEEVARALAVSQRYRRTGAVLVVDLDQFKYVNDTAGHQAGDLLLNVVGHALARVVRSVDTLARLSSDEFAILVPETSEAGAVELAKKISAEIEGIAFPVDGGRHRIGASIGITLFPQEGAEAAEVLAAADLAMNQAKEAGRGRWHLYSSKTQARRLMHDNVYWKNRVEQALAQDRLVMYYQPILHVESGEVTHYEALLRMLEADGTPIPPGKFIPACERTGLIHAVDNAVIEKVVAQLGRLTPSLPETRMHINVSAYAFGNPEFVHNLRQTLEDHAVAPDRVVLEVTETATVADFAAARALMEEIRKLGCSLALDDFGVGFSSLGYLKELPVDYVKIDGSFIRRLHENRDDQILVRAMGEVARGFGKKIVAEYVENETILELLGSYGIDFAQGYAIGKPQPAEETFPETLAGTASGEGFELLIL